TACGCGGTGCAGGGCGGCGAGCACGCCTGGGCGTTGCTGCTCGCGCTGAGCCGCGGCGTCGGACACGCGGCCGCGGTGAAGCGCTGGCAGCACGCGACGGTGTTCTCGCTCACCGGCGGCACCCTGCTGATCATCGGCCTCGGCGGCTTCGGCATCGAGACGCTGAAGCGCGCCGCCGGCTACGACATGACGGTGCTCGCCCTCGATCCGGTGCGCACCGAGGCGCCCGACGGCGTGGCAGAGGTGTTGCCGCCCACCCGCGACAACCTGCACGCGTTCCTGGCGCGCGCCGACGCGGTGGCGGTGACCTGCCCGTTGACCGCGCAGACCTACCACATGATCGGCGCAGCGGAGCTGGCGGCGATGAAGCCGACCGCGTACCTGGTCAACGTCAGCCGCGGCGGCATCATCGACGAGCCGGCCCTGATGGCGGCGCTGCGCGACGGCCGGATAGCCGCCGCGGGGCTCGACGTGACCGAGGTGGAGCCGGTGCCCGACGACAGCCCGCTGTGGAGCACGCCCAACCTGGTCGTGACGCCGCACCGCGCCGGCACCTCGCAGCGGCGCCGCGCCGAGACCCTGCAGTTCGCCGCCGAGCAACTGGAGCGCTACCTGACCGGTCAGCCGCTGGCCAACGTCACCGACATGAAGGCCGGATTCTAATCAGGTGCCCGACGCCGGCCCGCGGCGGCTCTCGGTGCGCTTCCATCCCGTCCCGTGCGGTACTCGGCGGCATCATGGCGCCGGCCGCACGTGACCCTGGTGAGACCGGAGTGACCGGATTGACCCAAGTGGCTGGAGTGGGCTTGACGAACCCGAGCCTGGTAGCGTTTGCTGTAGCTCACAGAAGAGGTTGAGGAATGCCTGCATACGACTACCACTGCGAGACCAACGGGCGCACCGTCGAGGTGAACCACACCATGACCACGCTGCTGCAGACCTGGGGCGAGCTGTGCGACAGCGCCGATCTCGATCCGGGCGAAACCCCGGTCGACGCGCCGCTGCGGCGCGTGTTCTCGGCGCCGCTGATCGGCGGCAAGGAACCCGTGGCCGCCGCACAGCCGGCGCCCGGCGTGCCCTGCCAGCCGAACGGCTGCCCCTGCTGCCCCTGACGCACCGCCCGGCGAGCACGCCCGGCTCCGAACACCGTCCCGGTAGCGGCGATCTCGGGCCGGTGCCGCGATCACCGTCCCGGTGCCGGGCGCATCCGAGCCGTCGACCGCGCGCGGTCGACCCGCGGCGCCCACCGCGCCCGAAGCTCTTTACGGCCGCCCGCCGCCGGTGCTACCGTTACCCCCCTGATGGCTCCCGAAAGCGCCTTGGTGAACGCCGACCTCAGTGACCGCTTCCGGCTCTTCTCCGGGCGCTCCAGCCCGGAGCTGGCGCTTGAGGTAGCCAGCGTCCTCGGCCGCGACCTGTGCGAGGTGCGCTTTCAGACCTTTCACGAGGAAGAGGTGCACATCCAGATCGAGCAGAGCGTGCGCGGCGTGGACGCATACGTCATCCAGCCAACCTGCCAACCGGTCAACGACACCTTGATGGAGCTGCTGGTGCTGATCGACGCCCTGCGGCGCGCGTCGGCGGCCACCATCACCGCGGTCATCCCCTACTTCGGCTACGCGCGTCAGGATCACAAGTCCACCGGACGCGAGCCGATCACCGCCAAGCTGGTCGCCAACCTGCTCACCACCGCCGGCGCCGACCGCATCGTCTCCATCGACCTGCACTCCACCCAGATCCAGGGGTTCTTCGACATCCCGGTGGATCATCTGACCGCGGTCACCACCCTGTGCCGTTACCTGCGCGACAGCTTCGACCTCGGCAACGCCGTCGTGGTGGCCTCCGACGTGGGGCGTGCCAAGATGGCCGACAAGTACGCGATGATCCTGGAGCTGCCGATCGTGGTGGTGCACAAGCGCCGCTCCGGGGTCGCCGGCCTGGAGGTGGAGGTGGTGGACATCGTCGGCGACGTGCACGGCAAGACGCCGGTGCTGATCGACGACGTGGTCGCCAGCGGATCGATCTACCAGCAGGCAGACGCCCTGGTGGAGGCCGGCGCCGACCCGGCGATCATCAGCGTCAGCCACGGGGTGCTGGTGGGGCCGGCGGTGGAGCGACTGGACCGCCCGTCGGTGCAGGCCGTGGTCACCACCAACACGGTGCCGGTACCGGAGGCGAAGCGCCTCGGCGGCAAGGTACGCGTGCTCACCATCGCCCCGCTGCTCGCCGACGCCATCGCCCGCATCCACAACCGCCAGTCGGTCAGCGAGGTATTCCGCGCCGAACAGCTCGAGTTCCCCGTGTAAGCGCACTGGGCGGTCCCGCTTCCCGTCGGCCCGCCAAATCCGCCAAATGGCGGGCCGATGCGTTTTCGGCTAAGGTAGGGAGCCATGACCTCGTACATCGGGAGGCGGCTACTGTACATGGTGTTCACCATGATGGCGGTGTCAGTGGTCGGCTTCGCGATCATCAAGCTGCCGCCGGGCGACTACCTGACGTTCCACCTGCAGCAACTCCAGCTCTCGGGTACCACGATGAGCAAGGCACAGCTTGAGGGGATGCGCAAGCTGTACGGTCTCGATCAGCCCGACTACATCCAGTACCTGAAGTGGGTTGCCAACTTCCTCCAGGGCAACCTGGGCCTGTCCCACCAGTGGAACAAGCCGGTCACCGAGCTGATCGGGGAACGGATCGGCCTCACCGTGCTGCTAGCGGTGATCACGCTGGCAGCCACCTATGCGATGGCGATTCCGATCGGCATCTACTCCGCCACCCACCAGTACTCGGTGGGCGACTACACCGCCACCGTGTTCGGCTTCATCGGGCTGGCCACCCCCAACTTCCTGCTCGCCCTGATCCTGATGTGGTTCTCCTACAGCGTGCTCGACTTCAGCATCACCGGCCTGTTCTCCTCCGAGTACCTGGATGCGCCGTGGAGCTTCGCCAAGGTGATCGACATGCTGGGGCACCTGCCGGTGGCGATCCTGGTGGTCGCGACGGCCGGCACCGCCGGCCTGATCCGGGTGATGCGCAGTTCGCTGCTCGACGAGCTGCAGAAGCAGTACGTGATCACCGCCCGTTCCAAGGGCGTGGAAGAGGGCCAGCTCCTGTTCAAGTACCCGGTGCGCATCGCCATCAACCCGATCGTGAGCACCGTCGGCGGCCTGCTGCCGGAGATCGTTTCCGGCACCATCATCACCGCCATCGTCCTCAACCTGCCCACCGTGGGGCCGCTGCTGTTCACCGCCCTCACCGCCGAGGACATGCAGCTCGCCTCCAGCATCGTGATGGTGCTCGCGATTCTGACCGTGATCGGCACCTTCATCTCCGACATGCTGCTGTTGTGGATCGACCCGCGCATACGCTTCGAGCAGGAGCAGACGGCGTGAGCGAAGTGCTGCCGGCGGGCTTGACCGCGCGCGACGAAGCCGCCAACGAGAGTTACTACCTCGCCTCGCAATGGCAGTTGATCCGGCGCAAGTTCGCGCGCCACAAGCTGGCCAAGGCCGGCCTGGTGGTACTCGCGGTGCTCTACTTCGTGTCGATCTTCGCCGAGTTCTTCGCCACTCAGGACATCGCCAAGCGCGACACCGACAACATCTACGCGCCGCCGCAGCGCATCCGTTTCGTCAGCGAACAGGGGTTCTCGCCGCGGCCGTTCGTCTACCCGCTGCGCCTGGAGATGGACCGGGAGAAGTTCCGCAAGGTGTATCACCTGGAGACCTCGCAGCCGAGCTACCTGCGCCTGTTCGTGCGCGGCGACGAGTACCGGCTGTGGAACCTGTTCCGCAGCGACCTGCACCTGTTCGGGGTGGAGCACGGCACGCTGTACCTGCTCGGCACCGACAAGTTCGGGCGCGACATGTTTTCGCGCGTCCTGTACGCGGCGCGCACGTCGCTTTCCATCGGCCTGATCGGGGTGGCGATGACGTTCGTTATCGGCTGTTCGCTCGGCGGCATCTCCGGGTTTTTCGGCGGGCGCTCCGACATGGCGGTGCAGCGGCTGATCGAGTTCATGCAGTCGATTCCCACCATCCCGTTGTGGATGGCGCTGTCGGCCGCCATGCCGCGCGACTGGAGCCCGCTGCAGATCTACTTCGCCATCACCATCATCCTGTCGATCGTGAGCTGGGGCGGCCTGGCGCGGGTGGTACGCGGCAAGCTGCTGCAGTTGCGCGCCGAGGACTTCGTGATGGCCGCCGCCATCGCCGGCACCGGACCGGGGGCGACCATCGCGCGCCACCTGCTGCCCTCGTTCATGAGCTACCTGATCGTCAACCTCACGCTGGCGGTGCCCAACATGATCCTGGGCGAGACGGCGCTGAGCTTCCTGGGGCTGGGGCTGCGCCCGCCGGTGGTGAGCTGGGGCGTGCTGCTGAAGGAGGCGCAGAACGTGCGCACGGTGGCGCTGCACCCGTGGCTGCTGGTGCCGGGACTGTGGGTGATCGTGACCGTACTGGCGTTCAACTTCGTGGGCGACGGCCTGCGCGACGCCGCCGACCCGTACAAACAGTAGTTTGTCCCGTACAAACAGTAGTTTGTCACGTACAGGCAGTAGCTTGTCGGCCTTCAAGCAGTAAGCTTGCCGGAGAACCAGTTCACGGTGGCACCGACGGCGCTGGTGGCCGCGACGCTCCTGGCGACGGCACTGTTCGCGAGCGACGCCGCCGGTCAAAGTTCGCCGCCCGGCTACCGCGTCGCCGTCACCCGATTTGCCGAGCCGGTCTGCGACGGCACGGCGCGGTTCGTTCGCCACGAGTTGCCGCACGCATCGTCCTTCGACGCCGAGTCCGGAAGCCCGTTCGCCGGCATCGGCTCCGGAGTGGCGGTGGGCGACGTCGACGCCGACGGCGACCTGGACATCGCATTCGCCAACCTGGTGGGGCCCGGCACGGTACTGATCAACGCCGGCGAGCCGTGGGCCGGGGGCGGACCGGCGTTCGAGCCGGTCACCATTGCCAACTCGCGCACCCGCGGGGTGTTCCTGGTGGACGAGAACGCCGACGGCGCGCTTGACCTGGTGTTCACGCGCCCGCACACGCCGCCGCAACTGTGGCTCGGCGACGGCGCCGGTGGCTTCGCTCCCGCGGACCGCTTCGGGGCATGGTATCCTGCCATGACCATGGCGTGGGCCGACGCCGACCGCGACGGCGACCTGGACATCGCGTCGGCCACCTACGACGCGGAGATGGTGGAGGAGATGGGCAACGTGCTGTTCGGCAGCGGCGTGGTCTACTACGAGCGCCGCGCCGGGCGGCTGGAGCCGCGCTCGCTGGTCAACACCGCCGAGGCGCTGGCGCTGCTGTTCACCGACCTGGACGGCGACGGGCTGGCCGACATCCTGGTCGGCAACGACTTCGACCGCGAGGACTACGTCTACCTGCGCCGCGGCGACGGCTGGCAACCGGCGGAGCCGTTCGCGGCCACGACGCGCAACACCATGAGCTTCGACCTCGCCGACCTGGACAACGACGGCAGCGAGGAGCTGTTCGCCGCCGACATGAAGCCGTTCCACCCGGATGCCGCTACCGAAGCGGCCTGGGAGCCGGTGTACCGCTACTACGAGAAGCCGGCGCGCGGTTCGCTGCAGATCAACGAGAACGTGCTGCTGCGCCGCATGGCGGCCGGCGAGCCGGGCGGCGGGCAACTCCGCTTCGCGAACGAGGCGGCGGCGCGCGGCGTCGACGCCACCGGCTGGAGCTGGTCGGCCAAGTTCGGCGACCTGGACAACGACGGCTTCGCCGACCTGTACGTGGTCAACGGCATGATCGCCGCCGACATGTTCGGCCACCTGCCGGGCAACGAGCTGGTGGAGGAAAACCTGGCGTTCCGCAACGACGGCAGCGGCCACTTCACGCCGGCCCCGGAGTGGGGACTGGGCGACACCGCCGGCGGGCGCGGCATGAGCATGGCGGACTTCGACCGCGACGGCGACCTGGACATCGTGATCAACAACATCGGCGCCCCGGCGGTGCTGTACGAGAACCGGCTGTGCGGCGGCCGCGCCGCGCAGGTGGCGCTGCGCTGGCCGGGGTCGGCCAACGCGTTCGCGGTGGGCGCGCGGCTGCGCCTGGAGAGCGCGCAGGGCGTGCAGACGCGCGAGTTGCGCAGCGGCAGCGGCTACCTGTCCGGCGACCCACCGGAGGCCCACTTCGGGCTGGGCGGCGGCCACCTGCCGGGCGGCACGCTTACCGTGCTGTGGCCCGACGGCGTGCAGGCGGCCTTTGCCGTGCCGGCCGCCGGCACCCGCATCGTGATTACCCGAGAACAGGAGGCACGGTCACTCCGGGATGGCGGCGGCCACCAGGACCGCGGCACAGGCATCGCACGCGCGTCCGCACTTTCCGGATCGGCGCAATGAACCGCGCCGAACTGCAGCGCACGGCGCTGATCTACGACTTCGACGGCACCCTGGCCCCCGGCAACCTGCAGGAGCACGGCTTCATCTCCGCGCTCGGGATGTCCAACGAGGCGTTCTGGCGAGAGTCCAATACGCGCGCGCAGGTCGAGGACGCCGACCAGATCCTGGCTTACATGCGACTCATGCTGGAGAAGTCGACCGAACGGGGCATCCCGATCACCCGGCAAGCGCTGCGCGCGCACGGCGCCACGGTGGAGCTGTTTCCGGGCTTGGCCGACAGGTCATGGTTCCGGCGCATCAACGCGCACGCCGCCGACTGCGGCCTGGCGCTGGAGCACTACATACTGTCGTCCGGGGTGGAGGAGATGATCCGCGGCTGCGCAATCGTGGACCAATTCCGCGACGTGTTCGCCTCCAAGTTCATCTACAACGAACACAACGAGGCGATCTGGCCCGGCGTGGCGATCAACTACACCACCAAGACGCAGTACCTGTTCCGAATCAACCGCGGCATCGACAATCACTGGGACAGCGCGGCGATGAACCGTTACATGGCCAAGGAGGCTCGCGCCGTTCCCTTCGGCCGCATCATCTTCATCGGTGACGGCGACACCGACGTGCCGGCAATGAAGATGGTCACCTACAAGGGCGGCTGCGCCATTGCCGTGTACGACCCGCGCACCAGCCTGGAGCACCTGGACAAGATCCACCGCCTGATCGCCGACCGTCGCGTCGACTTCGTTGCGCCCGCCGACTACTCCCGGAACGGGCAACTCGACATCATCGTCAAGGGCATCCTCAGCCGCATCGCCCGCGACGCCGAGTCCGCGGGCGGCGGGTAACCGAACGTGGAGCCCCGAGGCCCGGGGCATCGTGCCGGCATGAAGCTGCACCCGGAACTCTGACCGGCTTCGCGTCTTCGCCTCATTCGTCGGGTGTGCGAAAGGCGCACAGGCAACCCGACGCGCGAGCCAAGCGCCGGTCCAGGGTGATCAGGTCGACGGCCAACGATTCCGCGAGTGCGACATACCAGCCATCGTATATGGTTACGTTCTCGTGGAGCTGCCACGCGCGCGCCGCGAGTGGCCGATAGTCAAACAATTCGACATCCAGATCCAACAGGTCGGCGTGTGCCAGCGACGCCGTGTCAACGGAGATCTCTCCGGAAAGGGTAGCGCGTCTCAGGATATTGGCGGCCTCGGCCAGCATCAGGTGCGGCGCCGCGGCCGATCCGGTGGCAAGCTGCCGCCGCGCCCATCGACCATCGGCTCCCCTGTCCACCAGCACGGCCACCGCGGCGCCGGCGTCGAGTACCAGCGTCATCGTCGATCAGCATCTCGGTGCCGGAGGATGCTGGCGGCTGACAGCGTGCTGCCGGTGCGCTCGACGCGGTCGGCGATCCTGCGCAGCACCACCTCGGGGTCCGGGCGTCGCGCCAGCTCGATCAGTTGCAGACGCAGATACGCCTGCAAGGATCGCCCGCCCGCCGCGGCGCGGGCGCTGAGCTCATTACACGCCTCGACCGGAACATCACGAACGGTAATGGATCGTGTCATCGCATCAATATTCTGCTTGTAGCAGCAAAATGCAAGCGGCTCCGGCGGTCGCCCGCGACACCGAGTCCGCGGGCGGCGGGTAACCGAACGTGGAGCCCCGGAGGCGGCTCAGGGCACCGCTCCGGGACTCGCCGATCCCGCTACTGGCGCAGGAACCAGGTGTCCGGCTTGACGTCGCGCAGGAACTGCGTGTCGTCGCCGATCCAGCGCACGTCGCGCGGGAAGTTGCCCACCTTGTTCTGCACGATCACCGGCAGCGGCACGAAGCCGACGGTGCCGATGATCAGCAGCTCCTCGCTGGCCAGGTCGAACAGTTCCTGGGCGTAGCGGTTGTAGTCCGCGTCGTTGGTGGACGCGAGCCACAGGTCGCCCAATTCGTACAGGCGCTTGATCTTTGCTGGCGGCTCCTCGCCCTGTTCGCCACCGGTCTGGTGCCACTGCTCCCAAAGGCGCCCGAACTCCACGCCGTCGCCGGACAGAAACTTGTTGTGCGCCTGAAAGCCCTTGCTCTCATTGGTGCGGCGCAGGTGCCAGCTCTGCACGTCATGCTCGTTGGCCTGCACCATCTGGCCCACGAACGGGCCGTCGCGCCCCTGGAAGTCGACGTCCACGCCGACCGCCTCCCAGTGCGCCTCCACCAGTTCGCCGGTGTTGATCAGCGTGGGCCGGCGCTGGTTGATCCAGAGGCGAATGCGCAGCGGCTCGCCGTCGGGGCGCAGCCGCACCGTGCCGTCGCCGTTCCAGGCCAGCCCCATCTCGTCGAGCAGCGCGTTGGCGCGGTCGGGGTCGTAGTCGACGAACCGTTCCGCCCACTCCTGCTTGTAGTAGCTGTTGTCGGGGTTCATCGCCGCCTGCCGCACGTCGCCGAGATCGAAGTACAGGAGCGTGTTGATCTCGTCGCGATTGATCGCCAGCGACATCGCCTGCCGGAAGCGGATGTCCTGGAAGATCTCGCGCAGCACCGGATCGGTGTGGGTCATGTTGAAGCCGTACGCCGCCTCGGAGCCGTCCGGCGCCTTCCACATCAGGAGCTGGTAGTCGCCCTTTTCCTCGTTCTCCTTGTACAGGGACACGTTGGCGGCCTCCAGGCCGAACTGGGCGATGTCGATCTCGCCGGCGATCGCCTTCAGGTTGTAGCCCTCCTGGTCGTTGACCACCTCGACGCGCAGCCGGTCGATGTAGGGAAGCTGGTTGCCGGCAGGATCGATGGCCCAGAAGTAGGGGTTGCGCTCCATCAGCGAGTAGGTGGCGGTGATGTCGATCACGCCCCATGACCGCATGGTAGGCAGGTCGAAGTCCTTCTGGCCGAAGTCACCGCTGTCGGAATGGGCGCGAAACGACTGCAGCCACGACTCGAAGCCCTCCTCCTTGGCCAGCGCTTCCGCGTCGTCGTTGTACTTGGG
The sequence above is drawn from the Spirochaetaceae bacterium genome and encodes:
- a CDS encoding D-2-hydroxyacid dehydrogenase; its protein translation is MKILVCFPFSDAERGTLDAVARRHGGHEVVHVDSPRDALAVAGDAEVVMGNLTPALMLAAREAKWAHSYSAGLDKVLNEQVAALPVTLTNMAGKYAVQGGEHAWALLLALSRGVGHAAAVKRWQHATVFSLTGGTLLIIGLGGFGIETLKRAAGYDMTVLALDPVRTEAPDGVAEVLPPTRDNLHAFLARADAVAVTCPLTAQTYHMIGAAELAAMKPTAYLVNVSRGGIIDEPALMAALRDGRIAAAGLDVTEVEPVPDDSPLWSTPNLVVTPHRAGTSQRRRAETLQFAAEQLERYLTGQPLANVTDMKAGF
- a CDS encoding ribose-phosphate pyrophosphokinase, which translates into the protein MAPESALVNADLSDRFRLFSGRSSPELALEVASVLGRDLCEVRFQTFHEEEVHIQIEQSVRGVDAYVIQPTCQPVNDTLMELLVLIDALRRASAATITAVIPYFGYARQDHKSTGREPITAKLVANLLTTAGADRIVSIDLHSTQIQGFFDIPVDHLTAVTTLCRYLRDSFDLGNAVVVASDVGRAKMADKYAMILELPIVVVHKRRSGVAGLEVEVVDIVGDVHGKTPVLIDDVVASGSIYQQADALVEAGADPAIISVSHGVLVGPAVERLDRPSVQAVVTTNTVPVPEAKRLGGKVRVLTIAPLLADAIARIHNRQSVSEVFRAEQLEFPV
- a CDS encoding ABC transporter permease — encoded protein: MTSYIGRRLLYMVFTMMAVSVVGFAIIKLPPGDYLTFHLQQLQLSGTTMSKAQLEGMRKLYGLDQPDYIQYLKWVANFLQGNLGLSHQWNKPVTELIGERIGLTVLLAVITLAATYAMAIPIGIYSATHQYSVGDYTATVFGFIGLATPNFLLALILMWFSYSVLDFSITGLFSSEYLDAPWSFAKVIDMLGHLPVAILVVATAGTAGLIRVMRSSLLDELQKQYVITARSKGVEEGQLLFKYPVRIAINPIVSTVGGLLPEIVSGTIITAIVLNLPTVGPLLFTALTAEDMQLASSIVMVLAILTVIGTFISDMLLLWIDPRIRFEQEQTA
- a CDS encoding ABC transporter permease, whose protein sequence is MSEVLPAGLTARDEAANESYYLASQWQLIRRKFARHKLAKAGLVVLAVLYFVSIFAEFFATQDIAKRDTDNIYAPPQRIRFVSEQGFSPRPFVYPLRLEMDREKFRKVYHLETSQPSYLRLFVRGDEYRLWNLFRSDLHLFGVEHGTLYLLGTDKFGRDMFSRVLYAARTSLSIGLIGVAMTFVIGCSLGGISGFFGGRSDMAVQRLIEFMQSIPTIPLWMALSAAMPRDWSPLQIYFAITIILSIVSWGGLARVVRGKLLQLRAEDFVMAAAIAGTGPGATIARHLLPSFMSYLIVNLTLAVPNMILGETALSFLGLGLRPPVVSWGVLLKEAQNVRTVALHPWLLVPGLWVIVTVLAFNFVGDGLRDAADPYKQ
- a CDS encoding CRTAC1 family protein → MPENQFTVAPTALVAATLLATALFASDAAGQSSPPGYRVAVTRFAEPVCDGTARFVRHELPHASSFDAESGSPFAGIGSGVAVGDVDADGDLDIAFANLVGPGTVLINAGEPWAGGGPAFEPVTIANSRTRGVFLVDENADGALDLVFTRPHTPPQLWLGDGAGGFAPADRFGAWYPAMTMAWADADRDGDLDIASATYDAEMVEEMGNVLFGSGVVYYERRAGRLEPRSLVNTAEALALLFTDLDGDGLADILVGNDFDREDYVYLRRGDGWQPAEPFAATTRNTMSFDLADLDNDGSEELFAADMKPFHPDAATEAAWEPVYRYYEKPARGSLQINENVLLRRMAAGEPGGGQLRFANEAAARGVDATGWSWSAKFGDLDNDGFADLYVVNGMIAADMFGHLPGNELVEENLAFRNDGSGHFTPAPEWGLGDTAGGRGMSMADFDRDGDLDIVINNIGAPAVLYENRLCGGRAAQVALRWPGSANAFAVGARLRLESAQGVQTRELRSGSGYLSGDPPEAHFGLGGGHLPGGTLTVLWPDGVQAAFAVPAAGTRIVITREQEARSLRDGGGHQDRGTGIARASALSGSAQ
- a CDS encoding HAD family hydrolase, which encodes MNRAELQRTALIYDFDGTLAPGNLQEHGFISALGMSNEAFWRESNTRAQVEDADQILAYMRLMLEKSTERGIPITRQALRAHGATVELFPGLADRSWFRRINAHAADCGLALEHYILSSGVEEMIRGCAIVDQFRDVFASKFIYNEHNEAIWPGVAINYTTKTQYLFRINRGIDNHWDSAAMNRYMAKEARAVPFGRIIFIGDGDTDVPAMKMVTYKGGCAIAVYDPRTSLEHLDKIHRLIADRRVDFVAPADYSRNGQLDIIVKGILSRIARDAESAGGG
- a CDS encoding type II toxin-antitoxin system VapC family toxin, with translation MTLVLDAGAAVAVLVDRGADGRWARRQLATGSAAAPHLMLAEAANILRRATLSGEISVDTASLAHADLLDLDVELFDYRPLAARAWQLHENVTIYDGWYVALAESLAVDLITLDRRLARASGCLCAFRTPDE
- a CDS encoding ABC transporter substrate-binding protein, whose product is MTSAKWLALTVALCLPAALAAAGGEEEGSAAAGGAMAASPEVQAAIDSGTWVWATLADYERDTGNRLTSFGEAPMLAAMVAAGELPPVEERISEEPLVINPFDEIGTYGGTLRTASLGPGYNDFTPIRGLAGVIQTANRGPGSAHENVPYGYKGWEISDDGLTFTMYLRRGAKWSDGHPHTAEDVEFWGEFFWHPDYAGWDQSNFGPVASVEKVDDYTARMTFTRPNPTFMGWVEFWGGWYPFRYPKHYLSQYHPKYNDDAEALAKEEGFESWLQSFRAHSDSGDFGQKDFDLPTMRSWGVIDITATYSLMERNPYFWAIDPAGNQLPYIDRLRVEVVNDQEGYNLKAIAGEIDIAQFGLEAANVSLYKENEEKGDYQLLMWKAPDGSEAAYGFNMTHTDPVLREIFQDIRFRQAMSLAINRDEINTLLYFDLGDVRQAAMNPDNSYYKQEWAERFVDYDPDRANALLDEMGLAWNGDGTVRLRPDGEPLRIRLWINQRRPTLINTGELVEAHWEAVGVDVDFQGRDGPFVGQMVQANEHDVQSWHLRRTNESKGFQAHNKFLSGDGVEFGRLWEQWHQTGGEQGEEPPAKIKRLYELGDLWLASTNDADYNRYAQELFDLASEELLIIGTVGFVPLPVIVQNKVGNFPRDVRWIGDDTQFLRDVKPDTWFLRQ